The genome window CTCATCCTAACTAAAAAGGCCGCGAGTCCCCAAAAATTAGCCTGGATTGCGCCGTTCCTCACGTTAATATTATTAGGTTTGGGTTACGCTTTCATAGGAATAGGCTGGAGTGATAATGTAGCAGCTTCTTTAGATTACTTTGAAAAGGGAGCAGAAGAAAAGGTCATTATTTTAGAAGAATACAAGGTAGACTATCCTTCTGGAATGTATGGCGGAGCAATTGATTATGTGTATACAGGAGTGGATGGTGAAAAATTGATAACGAATACCGATTTTAACATACAAGTATTCCAAAATGAAAAATATGAAATTCGTTACTTACCTCGGACCAAGTATATCATGGGAATAAGCCATATAAAGGAGGAGAATTTTTGAATTTTGTTGCCTGGATGATTGTTGCTAGTGAAATAGGCTTTTGGATTGTGATTATTTTAGGATTACTAATTAGATATGTTTTTAAAAGAGAGAAATTAGGCTTTTTCTTTTTAGCACTAACACCAGTAATTGATTTGCTTTTGTTGATTACAACAAGTTTGGATATGTATCGAGGAGCTACCGCCACCACTGCACATGCCATTGCAGCTGTTTATATAGGCGTTTCGATCGCATTTGGAAAAGACATGATTAAATGGGCGGATGAGAGATTTCGTTATTACGTCGCCAAACAAGGAACTAAACCTATTTCATTGTTTGGGATGGCATATGCTAAGCATTACTTGAAAAGTTGGGGGAAACATGTGCTAGCTTATGCTATTGGGGCAGGGATATTACTAGGCTTAATTTTTTTCATCAAGGATACTGCTCGCACAGAAGCACTAGACGGTGTACTAAAATTATGGACAGTAGTATTAGGCATTGACTTGATTATCGCGATTTCCAATTTTATTTGGCCAAAAAAGAAAAAGGGTTAGAGGAAGAATTTTTCTTCCTCCATCATCTTATTCATTAATATTTAGGGCAATTTCTTCTAATTCTTCTTTTACTTGGCCAATAAGGGAAATAGCCGATCCAACGGCTTGAATCCAGCTGCCTAATACACCGATATTTTGTTGATCATGGTTACTTATTTCATGTAATTGTTCTGTTCCACTTATCGCTTGTAAAGAATTCCCGATTCCCTGTAATAAACCACCAATTATATTTTCGATTCTTCCATCTGCTGTATGATCAAAAAATTCATCTGTAAGTCCGACAAAGCTTCCTAATGCTTGAAGCCAATTCCCTGTAATAATTAATTTCTGCTCTGTTGGGGTGTTGCTCCATTTATAAAGAAGTAAGCCGGTTACAACCGTTGAATTTCCAATTGCCTGAATTTCATCTCCTAGCTTTTCTAATGAAATAGTCCCTTGTCCGTCAGCTTGCAATGCGCTGCCTGTTCCTTGTAATATATTGCCAACTAAACGAAGCTGATAATTTGTTTCTCTAGACAAGTGGAAGGAGGGGGTACTTCCGATAGCTGCTTGGATAGTACCAATCGTATTGATAGCTGATCCGAATATCTCTTTAAAATGACCATTCATTCCATATCAACCGCCCATTCCCTTTACACTAACTAACATATTCAAAAATGTTTTAAATGGGATAAAAACGAGCTGGATATAATAAAAACAACTTGGAATAAAGTTTCCAAGTTGTTTTTTCAAAAAGAAGATAATCCTTTTATTTGCTGCCGAAGCTTCCAGAAAACTGCTTTACTACTGCTTGGATTTCCTCTAATCTTTCTGGTTTTATTAGACTGATCATTTTAGGCAGAAACTGTTCGATATCATTTTTGGAAAAAGTACCCTCATCTTGTTTTCGGAAGTTATCCATTAGTATAGCCTTTGCTTCTTCTTCTTTCCCCTCTTGTACTCGCTGTAAGATAAAAGCTAAAAACTTTTCTTGCCCTTGCTTGTCCATTTCGTTGTCCTCCTAATTGTATATCTCTTTGCTTAGTATAAACGTAAAAGCTATTCTCTAAAATATCATTTTTTTATAAGGAAAATAAGTAGATCGAAAAATGAGATTCTGGCTAAGCTATTCTTTTTTTAGGATGTGCTATGTCGTGTTATGATTAGTTCTAAATATGGGTAGACAGGATTATAGAATAAGCTTCTATCTGTTAGTGAAAGAGGCGGGGTATGAGTAGTCCTACAATTTAAATAAGGAGAAACAAATGCAATGATAAAATTTGAAAATGTATCAAAAAGATACACTGATGGAACAGCAGCAGTTGATTCGATTGAATTTGAAATTAAGCAAGGGGAATTTTTTGTAATTATCGGACCAAGTGGTTGTGGAAAAACAACGACATTGAAGATGATTAATCGTTTAATTCCTCTTTCAGATGGCACCATTTATATAAAGGGAAAAAAGATAAGCGAATATGATATTCATGAATTACGGTGGAATATTGGCTATGTTCTCCAACAAATTGCCTTGTTTCCCCATATGA of Niallia circulans contains these proteins:
- a CDS encoding DUF6944 family repetitive protein, with product MNGHFKEIFGSAINTIGTIQAAIGSTPSFHLSRETNYQLRLVGNILQGTGSALQADGQGTISLEKLGDEIQAIGNSTVVTGLLLYKWSNTPTEQKLIITGNWLQALGSFVGLTDEFFDHTADGRIENIIGGLLQGIGNSLQAISGTEQLHEISNHDQQNIGVLGSWIQAVGSAISLIGQVKEELEEIALNINE